A single region of the Saprospiraceae bacterium genome encodes:
- a CDS encoding OmpA family protein, whose product MSPKIVSLLIGCILWTGALMAQLTPKSPTAATAFYQKGTEALLKKNYNQAIRQFTSALEISPGLYAAHRGIGAAYAMLNNYPKAAYHYEKTLYGDPNFSRTLYFETADAFYKSGEFEKALDYYYRFSYLQKKDSADFALNLDKEAEAELRYIEVLDESITACKMAMDSLQFINSTQVENMGPAINSEFNDYFPMLLNGETKLYFNRQKAIFEDEDLFVSEYHKGKWENAKPVGNFNTKFPEGMVSMVRDGRKIYFTACRRKDVQGPCDIWEALISGEKIVDIKSIDGAANSEYWEGQASISCDGSTIYFASNREGGQGLFDLWFSRRQMDGSWSTPQNLGNKINTDGYEEAPYISNDGNTLYFTSDGHPGMGQKDIYMSWRDDKTGNWTDPINLGPPVNSAFDDMGLFLSANNKSGYFASNRTGGFGDMDIYHFDLSKALHSDPITFVEGYVLDSLNGEPIPSILKINGRDPIATDLQGRFFICAGADEVLDLEVTQDAYYPYHNTFPVPEWENKELYPITLLLQPFLTPKSVVSTPPPPPVDTLSDKDIITPLTEEYTHTIYFNFDEYEISATEFSLLEEFSKFIKTKNIIRADIIGYSDDVGADKYNLLLSEKRAKNIAIFFRENDIVIEYIYMEGKGEINDDNPKRLNRRVDIKVIVENLKK is encoded by the coding sequence ATGTCTCCAAAAATCGTTTCTCTTCTTATTGGTTGTATACTTTGGACAGGGGCACTTATGGCGCAATTGACGCCAAAATCTCCGACAGCAGCTACCGCTTTCTACCAAAAGGGAACGGAAGCACTCCTCAAAAAAAACTACAACCAAGCGATCCGGCAATTTACTAGTGCATTGGAAATTAGTCCAGGCCTCTATGCCGCTCACCGAGGTATTGGAGCAGCCTATGCCATGCTCAACAATTACCCCAAAGCAGCCTATCATTACGAAAAAACCCTTTATGGCGATCCTAATTTCTCCCGCACCCTGTATTTTGAAACAGCAGATGCCTTTTATAAATCGGGAGAATTTGAAAAAGCGCTGGATTATTATTACCGGTTCAGCTATCTACAAAAAAAAGATAGCGCTGATTTTGCGCTTAACCTGGATAAGGAAGCAGAAGCCGAATTGCGTTACATCGAGGTTTTAGATGAAAGTATTACAGCCTGTAAAATGGCGATGGATTCTCTTCAATTCATCAACTCGACTCAAGTGGAGAACATGGGGCCCGCCATCAACTCTGAATTCAATGATTATTTCCCTATGCTGCTCAATGGTGAAACGAAACTTTACTTTAATCGACAAAAAGCCATCTTCGAAGATGAAGACCTCTTCGTCAGTGAATACCATAAAGGGAAGTGGGAAAATGCTAAACCGGTTGGCAACTTCAACACTAAATTTCCAGAGGGGATGGTCTCGATGGTCAGAGACGGACGGAAAATTTATTTCACGGCCTGCCGTAGAAAAGACGTCCAAGGCCCTTGTGATATCTGGGAAGCCTTAATCTCTGGCGAAAAGATCGTTGATATTAAAAGTATTGATGGCGCAGCTAATTCGGAATATTGGGAAGGACAAGCCAGTATTAGTTGTGACGGTAGTACGATCTATTTTGCTAGTAATCGGGAAGGGGGGCAAGGGCTTTTTGATTTATGGTTCAGCAGGCGCCAAATGGATGGCAGTTGGTCTACCCCTCAAAACTTAGGGAATAAAATCAATACGGACGGATACGAGGAGGCACCCTATATTTCAAATGACGGCAATACCCTTTATTTCACTTCAGACGGGCATCCCGGAATGGGTCAAAAAGACATTTATATGAGCTGGAGAGATGATAAAACAGGAAATTGGACCGACCCCATCAACTTAGGGCCTCCAGTGAATTCCGCCTTTGACGACATGGGGCTGTTTCTTTCGGCCAATAACAAATCTGGCTATTTCGCTTCCAACCGAACAGGTGGTTTTGGCGATATGGACATCTATCATTTTGATTTATCGAAAGCCCTGCACAGTGATCCCATCACCTTCGTTGAAGGCTATGTGCTTGATTCGCTCAATGGAGAGCCGATCCCAAGTATTCTAAAAATAAACGGTCGAGATCCTATTGCAACAGACCTCCAGGGTCGGTTTTTTATTTGTGCAGGTGCTGATGAAGTATTGGATTTAGAAGTCACCCAAGATGCCTATTACCCCTACCACAATACTTTCCCTGTTCCTGAGTGGGAAAACAAAGAACTCTACCCAATCACCCTATTACTGCAGCCCTTTTTAACACCTAAATCCGTCGTTTCTACGCCGCCGCCACCACCTGTAGATACGCTCTCAGACAAAGACATCATCACCCCACTGACTGAAGAATATACCCACACCATTTATTTCAACTTTGATGAATATGAAATTTCAGCTACGGAGTTCTCTCTTTTGGAAGAGTTTTCAAAATTCATCAAGACCAAAAACATCATCCGGGCAGATATTATCGGCTATTCCGATGATGTGGGGGCAGATAAATACAATTTGCTCTTATCCGAAAAAAGAGCAAAAAACATCGCCATCTTCTTTCGGGAAAATGACATTGTCATCGAGTATATCTATATGGAAGGAAAGGGTGAAATCAATGATGATAATCCCAAACGATTAAACCGCAGGGTGGACATTAAGGTGATTGTGGAGAATTTGAAGAAGTAA
- a CDS encoding sigma-70 family RNA polymerase sigma factor, protein MTLSPEALQQLVTDCRKQKRSAQKQLYQHYYSYGLTVCLHYAKNREEAEEMLHDGFLKVFDRIDQFRFESPFRSWFRQVIVRSAIDYYRKYHGLASEAKLIPLTQPENTENEALHNLRKEDAWTILQALPPTYRLVFNLFVIEGYTHAEIAAQLGISIGTSKSNLFKAKQKLQQLMGPFFQMGRKTLNI, encoded by the coding sequence ATGACCCTTTCACCAGAAGCATTACAACAGCTTGTTACAGATTGCCGAAAGCAAAAGCGTTCAGCGCAAAAGCAGTTGTATCAGCATTATTATAGCTATGGTTTAACGGTTTGTCTGCACTATGCCAAAAACAGGGAAGAGGCAGAGGAAATGTTACACGATGGCTTTCTAAAAGTATTTGATAGAATCGATCAATTTCGCTTTGAGTCTCCCTTTCGCTCCTGGTTTAGGCAAGTTATCGTTAGATCAGCTATTGATTATTATCGAAAATACCACGGATTGGCCAGCGAAGCCAAGCTCATTCCCTTAACCCAACCTGAAAATACTGAAAATGAAGCCCTGCACAACCTAAGAAAGGAAGACGCTTGGACCATTCTGCAAGCTTTACCACCAACTTATCGACTGGTTTTTAATCTATTTGTCATAGAAGGTTATACCCATGCTGAGATTGCCGCACAACTCGGCATCAGTATAGGTACCTCCAAATCCAACCTCTTTAAGGCCAAGCAGAAATTGCAGCAATTGATGGGCCCTTTTTTTCAAATGGGTAGAAAAACTTTAAATATTTGA
- a CDS encoding DUF2911 domain-containing protein: MNSRPLWTTLLFFFFGLSLSAQMELPRKSPSASVSYTIGYTTVVINYSSPAVKGRHIWGELEPYDQVWRSGANEATTIEFSTPVKIEGKDLPQGKYAFFLIPREADKWTAIFNTEIDQWGAYSYDEDKDVLRVEVEMQESKVNEERLNYTVVEQDIDQGYIRLGWGNTRVFVRFQSNLLKQLEEKMNSTLLETAEEEQWKTYAQAADLLSESKKYMTEALAYANASTKLFSHSSNWWIKACIQAEQEDFEGAIASAKKAAEAGAKDENDRFYKSTKTRMDKMVADWEAKAR, translated from the coding sequence ATGAACAGCAGACCATTATGGACAACCTTACTCTTCTTTTTCTTTGGATTAAGCCTTTCAGCGCAGATGGAATTGCCGAGGAAAAGTCCGAGTGCTAGTGTTTCCTATACCATTGGGTACACCACTGTGGTTATCAATTACTCTAGCCCTGCGGTAAAAGGGCGTCATATTTGGGGAGAACTGGAACCCTACGATCAGGTATGGCGATCAGGTGCCAACGAGGCGACAACTATTGAATTTTCTACGCCCGTTAAAATAGAGGGCAAAGACTTGCCTCAAGGTAAATATGCTTTTTTCCTTATCCCTCGCGAAGCAGATAAATGGACCGCCATATTTAATACAGAAATAGACCAATGGGGGGCCTATAGTTATGATGAAGATAAAGATGTTTTGCGCGTTGAGGTGGAGATGCAGGAGTCTAAAGTAAATGAAGAGCGCCTGAATTATACCGTTGTGGAACAGGACATTGATCAGGGATACATTCGATTGGGTTGGGGGAATACCCGGGTTTTTGTGCGCTTTCAATCAAATTTGTTGAAACAGTTAGAGGAAAAAATGAACAGCACCCTGCTGGAAACAGCCGAGGAGGAGCAGTGGAAGACCTATGCACAGGCAGCTGATTTATTGTCTGAAAGCAAAAAATATATGACAGAGGCATTAGCTTATGCCAATGCGTCAACCAAGTTATTTAGCCATTCCAGCAATTGGTGGATCAAAGCCTGCATTCAGGCAGAGCAAGAGGATTTTGAGGGCGCTATTGCGAGTGCAAAAAAAGCAGCGGAGGCAGGTGCAAAAGACGAAAACGATCGCTTTTACAAAAGTACCAAGACGCGCATGGATAAAATGGTCGCCGATTGGGAAGCGAAGGCGAGGTAA
- a CDS encoding peptide deformylase: MKQLSDIVLLGDSRLYEVCEPVTAEEVEDLRNTIADMANVVLEFRAKYGAGRAIAAPQLGVMKRLVVMNVDQPIPFFNPELFDFSEEMIEMWDDCMSFPNLMVWLRRHRYCKMRFRDLNWEEQVWELADDLSELMQHECDHLDGILATSRALGDKAFKWVPFRG, from the coding sequence ATGAAACAGCTATCTGATATCGTTCTGTTAGGGGACTCGCGACTTTACGAGGTGTGCGAGCCGGTGACCGCGGAGGAAGTGGAAGACCTCCGTAACACTATTGCCGACATGGCCAATGTAGTCCTGGAATTCCGGGCCAAATATGGCGCCGGAAGAGCCATCGCCGCACCACAGTTGGGTGTCATGAAACGCCTGGTCGTTATGAATGTAGATCAGCCAATCCCTTTTTTCAATCCGGAGTTATTCGACTTTAGTGAGGAGATGATCGAAATGTGGGATGATTGTATGAGCTTCCCGAACCTAATGGTATGGCTCAGGCGCCACCGCTATTGCAAAATGCGGTTCAGAGACCTCAACTGGGAAGAACAGGTTTGGGAATTGGCCGACGACCTATCTGAACTAATGCAACACGAGTGTGACCATCTGGATGGCATCCTGGCCACGAGTAGGGCCTTAGGAGACAAGGCTTTCAAGTGGGTCCCCTTCAGGGGGTGA
- a CDS encoding MBL fold metallo-hydrolase, with the protein MIGCDCPVCLSNNPKDHRLRASVLIELGQQVLVIDCGPDFRQQMLRANVKHLDALLLTHAHNDHIIGLDDVRPFNFRQKKDMLVYATEAVEKALLQRFDYIFASNPYPGAPRVTVIPIDQTPFEISGTPVIPIEVQHGKLSVLGFRFGNLCYITDMKTISPEEKEKLKGIEILIINALHHKPHSSHLNLEEALAFIEEIQPLQAFLTHVSHSMGLVDEVNAQLPEGVALAYDGQVVRAKLEPSFILPR; encoded by the coding sequence GTGATCGGTTGCGATTGCCCGGTTTGCCTTTCTAACAACCCTAAAGACCATCGGTTGCGCGCCTCCGTCCTGATTGAATTAGGGCAACAAGTGCTCGTCATTGATTGTGGCCCCGACTTCCGTCAACAAATGCTCCGCGCCAACGTTAAACACCTAGACGCCCTTTTGCTCACCCATGCTCACAATGATCATATTATTGGATTGGATGATGTAAGGCCCTTCAATTTCAGACAAAAAAAAGATATGCTGGTCTACGCTACTGAAGCAGTAGAAAAGGCCTTGCTACAACGATTTGATTATATTTTCGCCAGCAACCCATATCCTGGGGCACCGAGGGTGACGGTCATCCCCATTGACCAAACTCCTTTCGAAATCTCTGGCACACCGGTTATTCCAATAGAAGTTCAACATGGTAAATTGTCAGTACTAGGTTTTCGTTTTGGCAACCTCTGCTATATCACCGATATGAAAACCATATCACCAGAAGAAAAAGAAAAACTAAAAGGAATCGAAATCCTTATTATTAATGCCTTGCACCACAAGCCTCATTCCTCTCACCTCAACCTGGAGGAGGCGTTGGCTTTTATTGAGGAAATTCAGCCGCTCCAGGCTTTCCTCACCCATGTTAGTCACAGCATGGGTTTGGTGGATGAGGTGAATGCACAGCTGCCCGAGGGGGTGGCTTTGGCCTATGATGGACAGGTCGTAAGGGCTAAACTTGAGCCATCCTTTATTTTGCCAAGGTAG
- a CDS encoding outer membrane beta-barrel protein: MRIFLWSILLCLMASQLPAQTFKAALVGGFNLSQIDGDRLGGFHKIGVNTGVKAVAVFSDRWELSVEMLFVQQGSSRSRTDSPLSLFDHINLNLVEAPIMLSFRDWKVQAEAGFSYSNIINYKVISAIGDDISDQEKYKSNIFTGILGASYFFTDKWTLNIRWAKNLASFQDRVGGDPFFGRVVSIRGLYWL; encoded by the coding sequence ATGAGAATTTTCCTTTGGAGTATTTTATTATGCCTAATGGCTAGCCAATTACCGGCACAAACCTTTAAGGCGGCATTGGTTGGTGGATTTAACTTGTCTCAAATTGACGGTGATCGGTTGGGGGGATTTCACAAAATAGGTGTTAATACAGGGGTAAAGGCAGTTGCGGTATTTTCGGATCGATGGGAGCTCAGCGTGGAAATGTTATTTGTACAACAAGGAAGCAGTAGATCCAGAACCGATTCGCCACTGTCTTTATTTGATCATATAAACCTTAACCTGGTGGAGGCACCCATTATGCTTAGCTTTCGGGATTGGAAAGTGCAAGCGGAGGCTGGGTTTTCCTACTCGAATATTATCAATTATAAGGTGATTTCAGCCATTGGGGATGACATTAGCGATCAGGAAAAGTATAAATCGAATATATTTACAGGCATATTGGGAGCTAGTTACTTTTTTACGGACAAATGGACGTTGAATATTCGCTGGGCAAAAAACTTGGCCAGTTTTCAAGATAGGGTAGGGGGAGACCCCTTCTTTGGGCGAGTAGTGAGCATTAGGGGTTTGTATTGGTTGTAG
- a CDS encoding T9SS type A sorting domain-containing protein → MRPYTIVALIFLISPCFLACEFTTIPQPTDGTTLIHEGEEEGNQDKRLKWIDQMHRTAEHTSWTQFEYQNQLNWIAQKGEINFRSDCNAVSIANDKLRGTWMERGSLNLAGSVLDTEYDPIKDEIWLISAGGTLWRGKRDGSQWTPVNQDLIFSPGLLTLIPNRPHTRMLALINKVPHYSDDEGLSWTKAQGGPVRNDFWGGAENVVVLGENSPTIFLLGKPDYWSNLGLYVSSDAGLSFQKIKSFETHLFEKIHLSNPHHSPSVFLIDNSGNEAHFFEYTPHSGVFTPIVTDNSFSFGEVRVNLDGWATEDSLRLYSYRRNQGGDMGVFLSTDKGKTWVYQGKLPKTPWDVGIYVSPTDPNVLFMGEVDCYRSLNGGKEWTRINRWSEYYDDMEHKLHADIMHFKAFKTQAENDFLLISHHGGLTISYDNLATQRNISLSGLNVSQYYTVVTDPLDPNFVYAGSQDQGFQRSATFEDEAVEIEQFEQVISGDYAHLTFSKKGESLWAVYPDGWVTYYDDPQQQGYHLSYQLEEENRSELWLPPIMPSPNSEEDAVYMAGGNIVGDGGSYLIKLRADGNRIHATALDFNFKQASGGGEISAMASAPSHPDYWYVATSNGRFFFSRDAGDTWSQSLNFVVLGQYFFGQAIYVSRFDPNKVYLAGSGYDNPAVFVSTDGGENFAPLLHNLPPTLVLGLAADPAEQFLFAATETGPFVYVVEDARWYPLLGDCSPTQTYWSVEYVAALHIVRFGTYGRGIWDFVVDPTVATDEKEDEILGLDIKIFPNPMTDWMRVETKTISAKPIRMKLFGANGQFLQQYLLEQPSSSFDLGRFPSGVYWVQFEQNGKTQSKQIVITR, encoded by the coding sequence ATGAGACCTTACACCATTGTAGCCCTAATTTTTCTGATCTCTCCCTGCTTTCTAGCATGCGAATTCACCACCATTCCACAACCAACCGATGGTACTACGTTGATTCACGAAGGAGAGGAGGAAGGCAACCAAGATAAGCGATTAAAGTGGATCGATCAGATGCACCGCACAGCCGAACATACCAGTTGGACGCAATTCGAATATCAAAACCAATTAAATTGGATAGCGCAAAAGGGAGAAATCAATTTTCGATCCGATTGTAATGCCGTTAGCATTGCCAATGATAAATTGAGGGGTACCTGGATGGAGAGGGGAAGCCTCAATTTGGCCGGCAGTGTTTTGGATACCGAATATGACCCTATCAAAGATGAGATATGGCTTATTTCTGCGGGCGGAACCCTCTGGCGCGGGAAACGAGATGGCAGCCAATGGACGCCTGTCAACCAAGACCTTATCTTTAGTCCTGGATTGCTGACATTGATTCCCAATCGCCCTCACACCCGGATGCTTGCGCTGATCAATAAAGTTCCTCATTATTCGGATGATGAAGGTCTAAGCTGGACAAAGGCCCAAGGTGGCCCTGTTCGAAATGATTTTTGGGGCGGAGCTGAAAACGTAGTGGTTTTAGGTGAAAATTCACCTACCATTTTTTTATTGGGTAAACCCGATTATTGGAGTAACCTAGGTTTGTATGTTTCTAGCGATGCCGGTTTAAGTTTTCAGAAAATCAAGTCTTTTGAAACCCATCTGTTTGAAAAAATCCATTTGAGTAATCCGCATCACAGCCCATCTGTTTTTTTGATTGACAATAGCGGTAATGAAGCGCATTTCTTTGAATATACCCCCCATTCTGGTGTATTTACCCCGATTGTGACCGACAATAGCTTTTCCTTCGGGGAGGTTAGGGTAAATTTGGATGGATGGGCAACGGAGGATTCCTTGCGTTTGTATAGCTACAGGCGAAACCAAGGAGGTGACATGGGGGTATTCTTATCAACCGATAAGGGCAAAACCTGGGTATACCAAGGCAAACTGCCAAAAACGCCCTGGGACGTAGGGATCTATGTTTCGCCAACTGATCCGAACGTCTTGTTCATGGGAGAAGTAGATTGTTATCGTAGCCTCAATGGAGGGAAGGAATGGACGCGTATCAATAGATGGTCTGAATACTATGATGACATGGAACATAAACTCCATGCCGATATCATGCATTTCAAAGCATTTAAGACCCAAGCTGAAAATGATTTTTTACTGATAAGCCACCATGGCGGCTTGACGATATCATATGATAACCTGGCCACTCAGCGAAACATTAGCCTATCGGGCCTGAATGTAAGCCAGTACTACACCGTTGTGACGGACCCGCTTGACCCCAATTTTGTCTATGCAGGTTCCCAGGACCAGGGTTTTCAACGCTCTGCAACTTTTGAAGATGAAGCGGTGGAAATTGAACAATTCGAGCAGGTTATTTCGGGAGATTATGCCCATTTAACGTTTAGCAAAAAAGGAGAATCCCTTTGGGCGGTTTATCCAGATGGCTGGGTCACCTATTATGACGATCCGCAGCAGCAGGGTTACCATTTATCCTATCAACTGGAGGAGGAAAATCGCTCTGAATTATGGCTTCCGCCCATCATGCCCAGTCCTAATTCGGAAGAAGATGCGGTTTATATGGCAGGTGGAAATATAGTGGGTGATGGTGGCTCTTACCTCATTAAGTTACGCGCAGATGGTAACCGAATCCATGCAACAGCGCTTGATTTTAATTTTAAACAAGCATCGGGAGGCGGAGAAATATCGGCCATGGCCAGTGCACCAAGTCATCCTGATTATTGGTATGTGGCCACTTCGAATGGTCGCTTCTTTTTTTCCCGGGATGCAGGTGACACCTGGAGCCAATCCCTCAATTTTGTCGTTCTAGGTCAATATTTCTTTGGGCAAGCCATTTATGTTTCCCGATTTGATCCCAATAAGGTATACCTGGCTGGAAGTGGTTATGACAACCCTGCCGTTTTTGTATCTACGGACGGTGGGGAAAATTTTGCGCCACTGCTGCACAATTTACCGCCAACCTTGGTCTTGGGACTGGCAGCCGATCCTGCTGAACAATTCTTATTTGCGGCTACGGAGACGGGGCCTTTTGTTTATGTAGTGGAAGATGCCCGCTGGTATCCACTTTTGGGCGATTGTTCACCTACTCAAACGTATTGGTCGGTAGAGTACGTTGCTGCTTTGCATATTGTTCGGTTTGGAACCTATGGCAGAGGCATTTGGGATTTTGTCGTAGACCCCACCGTTGCTACAGATGAAAAGGAAGACGAAATACTTGGGCTTGACATAAAGATTTTTCCTAATCCAATGACCGATTGGATGAGGGTCGAAACCAAAACTATTTCGGCAAAACCAATTCGAATGAAACTGTTTGGAGCCAATGGTCAATTCCTTCAACAATACTTACTAGAGCAGCCCAGCAGCTCGTTTGACTTAGGGCGTTTTCCGAGTGGTGTTTATTGGGTGCAATTTGAGCAAAATGGGAAAACCCAATCTAAGCAAATTGTTATAACTCGTTAG
- a CDS encoding FtsX-like permease family protein: MLYNYLKVALRNIFREKLYAIINVFGLAIGLGVCLLILLFVKDELSYDKYHSKADQIYRVVTEWRHGTDRAIETPINSYRLAPALAVDFPEIAEIVRFSPFGGLITYENQDFQEDHLFLVDDNVFDVFDFGWKSGNKATALKEPFTAVLSETTARKYFGEENPIGKVVKWNGENELRVTGIFQDFAPNNHLLVDIFVSMETGKQVFNQLVLNNWGEGSQYTYLLLPPEVSATSVAARFPDFIEKNMGEGSSKGVVMYLQPLTSIHLYSNLAGEIGANGNIRYIYISVAIALFIILIACINYMNLSTARSIKRAKEIGVRKTLGAARSSLILQFLSESVMIGLIAFLLAIGLVLMVLPAFNAFVDKSLTINPFKIPQTYLAFLGITVGIGLLAGSYPALYLSAFDVVKIFREKIKKGTVSAQLRKVLVVFQFCISTALIIGTLIIYNQWVFLRNKDLGYNKDNLILVPIPDRTQYETLKTQLAQNPNIVGITASNKMLTNRLSSNLGFKAENYEQDPQSPSSIKILTVDADFMKTLEIDFASGRDFSAAFGSDDTEAFILNEAAVKMIGWTDDPIGKWFETSEFDNGSWAKRTGKIIGVVEDFNMESLHNKIQPVVYYISKSWLNWMTLRINNHDTPATIDFIKDKWTQYGSEQAFDFTFMDDRINDLYQGEERYFRLFIAFTILAIFIASLGIFGLSSFTAEQRRKEIGIRKVFGASVGSLVMLLSKEFSWLVVIGFAFAVPIAYYMMDIWLADFIYRIDIGVGPFILAGLLALVIAWLTASFQSTRAAIENPIKSLRYE, from the coding sequence ATGTTATACAACTACCTTAAAGTTGCTCTTCGAAACATCTTCCGTGAAAAATTATACGCCATCATTAATGTATTTGGATTAGCAATAGGCCTGGGCGTTTGTTTGTTGATCTTGCTATTTGTGAAAGACGAATTGAGCTACGATAAGTACCACAGCAAAGCGGACCAGATTTACCGGGTGGTCACTGAATGGAGACATGGGACAGATCGCGCCATTGAAACACCTATTAACTCCTATCGTTTGGCGCCTGCTCTGGCGGTTGATTTCCCGGAGATAGCAGAGATTGTCCGGTTTAGCCCCTTTGGCGGCTTAATTACCTATGAAAACCAAGATTTTCAGGAAGACCATTTGTTTTTAGTGGATGATAATGTATTTGATGTTTTTGACTTTGGCTGGAAGAGTGGCAATAAGGCAACCGCATTAAAAGAGCCCTTTACCGCCGTTTTGTCTGAGACAACAGCCAGGAAATATTTTGGAGAGGAGAATCCAATAGGAAAGGTGGTAAAATGGAATGGCGAAAATGAGTTGCGGGTGACTGGAATATTCCAGGACTTTGCGCCTAACAACCACCTGCTTGTCGACATTTTTGTGTCGATGGAAACGGGCAAGCAGGTGTTCAATCAACTGGTTTTGAACAATTGGGGAGAAGGTTCACAATATACTTATCTGTTATTGCCACCCGAGGTGTCGGCTACAAGCGTAGCAGCGCGATTTCCCGATTTTATTGAGAAAAACATGGGAGAGGGTAGCTCCAAAGGAGTCGTGATGTACTTGCAGCCATTAACCAGTATTCACCTGTACTCCAATTTAGCTGGCGAGATCGGCGCCAATGGTAATATTCGATATATCTATATTTCTGTTGCGATTGCTTTATTCATTATTTTAATTGCTTGTATCAATTACATGAATTTATCCACGGCGCGATCCATTAAGCGGGCCAAGGAGATTGGTGTTCGTAAAACCTTAGGGGCCGCAAGGTCATCGCTGATCCTGCAATTCCTCTCGGAGTCGGTTATGATTGGACTCATTGCTTTCCTGTTAGCCATTGGGCTGGTATTGATGGTGCTCCCTGCTTTTAATGCTTTTGTTGATAAAAGCCTGACCATCAATCCGTTTAAAATACCCCAAACTTACCTGGCCTTTTTGGGTATAACTGTCGGTATTGGGCTTTTAGCAGGAAGCTACCCCGCACTTTATTTATCTGCTTTTGATGTCGTTAAAATCTTTCGTGAAAAAATAAAAAAAGGAACGGTTAGCGCACAACTTCGAAAAGTGCTGGTTGTTTTCCAGTTTTGTATCTCCACCGCATTAATTATAGGAACCCTCATTATTTACAACCAATGGGTGTTTTTGCGCAATAAGGATTTGGGGTATAACAAAGACAACCTGATACTGGTACCCATTCCCGACCGCACGCAGTATGAGACGCTCAAAACACAACTGGCACAAAACCCGAATATTGTAGGCATTACCGCCTCTAATAAAATGTTGACCAATCGGCTAAGCAGCAATTTGGGCTTTAAAGCTGAAAATTACGAGCAAGATCCACAATCTCCCTCCAGTATCAAAATTCTCACCGTGGATGCAGATTTTATGAAAACCCTGGAAATAGATTTTGCCAGTGGTCGCGATTTTTCAGCAGCCTTCGGTAGTGATGATACAGAAGCATTTATCTTGAATGAAGCAGCCGTAAAGATGATAGGTTGGACAGATGATCCGATTGGGAAATGGTTTGAGACCAGCGAATTTGACAATGGTAGCTGGGCCAAGCGGACAGGGAAGATCATCGGCGTAGTGGAAGATTTCAACATGGAATCCCTGCATAACAAAATCCAACCTGTCGTTTATTATATCTCTAAAAGTTGGCTCAATTGGATGACTTTGCGCATCAACAACCACGATACCCCAGCTACGATTGATTTTATCAAAGATAAATGGACCCAATATGGTTCTGAACAAGCTTTTGATTTCACCTTTATGGATGATCGGATCAATGATTTGTACCAAGGGGAGGAGCGTTATTTTCGCTTGTTCATCGCGTTTACCATATTGGCCATATTTATCGCCAGTTTGGGTATTTTTGGCTTATCTTCTTTCACTGCCGAGCAAAGGCGGAAAGAAATTGGCATCCGGAAAGTATTTGGTGCTTCCGTTGGGAGTTTGGTGATGCTGTTGTCAAAAGAATTTTCCTGGCTGGTGGTCATAGGTTTTGCCTTTGCGGTACCCATTGCTTATTACATGATGGACATTTGGTTGGCGGACTTTATTTATCGTATAGACATAGGTGTAGGCCCCTTTATATTGGCGGGATTATTGGCATTGGT